In the Pelagicoccus albus genome, TACTTCAACTCGACGATGAGGCGAGTTTCGACCGCTGCATTCAAGGGTAGGCCATTTGAAGACAAAGCGACCCGTGTGTGTCTGCCGGATTCGCCGAATAGTTCCACAGCGAGGTCTGAGGCACCGTTTATGATTTTCGGGGCGTCTGTGAAACCGTCCACTCCGTTCACGAAGCCATCTATGTGGAGCAAGCGTCCGAAATCGTAGAAGTCGTTGGTAGCGACACGAATATGGGCCAAAGCGTTCAGCAAGCACCATCTCGCGGCGTCGTAACCCTGCTCTAAGCTCAAATCTCCGCCTACGCGTCCAGCGATTAGTTT is a window encoding:
- a CDS encoding RidA family protein, translating into MIDQILSKLEALGLSLPPAGEAKGNYLPYAISGKLLSVSGSLPIQDGKLIAGRVGGDLSLEQGYDAARWCLLNALAHIRVATNDFYDFGRLLHIDGFVNGVDGFTDAPKIINGASDLAVELFGESGRHTRVALSSNGLPLNAAVETRLIVELK